The genomic DNA AAGTCGATTACTCCGAAGAGTGACGATCTTGGGGATCGGGCTGCTCCGGAACCGGAAAACGCGCCTCGTTCCGATCGATTTTCTCCGCCAGCGCCGCCAGCGCATCGATCCCCAGCACCTCGCAGAACTGCAGCAGATACGCGAGCACGTCCGCGACTTCGTCCGCCACCCGATGCGCCGTCTCGGGCTTCTCCATCACCCGTGCCGACTGCTCGGGCGTCAACCACTGGAAGATCTCGACCAGTTCGGACGCCTCGACGCTCAGCGCCACCGCCAGATTCTTCGGGTTGTGGTACTGCTCCCAGTCCCGTTCGGCCGCGAACTCGGCGAGCCGTCGCTGCAATGCCTGCACATCAAGTTCTGTCACGGGTCCAGGTCTACCACCGTCACACCGGCCGTCCCGCGGGCCTCGGAGGCGGCCGCCTCCGTGATCGTGCCCACCAGCCGGAGATGCCCGGCGGCTCCGATCGACGCCGCCAGGGCCAGCAGCCGGCGCAGCTGACGTCCGTCCAGGTCCCGGTCGAGTCCGTCGGCCAGCACGGTGAGGGTCTGCATGGCGGACGGCACCTCCCCCGCTGCCTCCATGGCCAGCACCCCGGGGCCGGTGAGCAGCACCAGGGCCAGTGCCAGATACCTCAACTCGCCGTCGCCGAGCCGCCCGACAGGGGTGCGATGCCCGCCGTCGCGCTCGACCAGGGCGCGTACCTTCCCGTCCGCGAGCCGCTCGACGCCCAGCCCCGTCACCGGCCCCGCGCATCCGGCACCGGCCGCCGCGACGAGGCGGGCATGCCGCTGACCGCACTGGGTGTGCGTCCGTTCCAGCACCGCCGCGAGGTTCTCGCAGCCGCGACGCAGCCGGTCCTCGCCGCTGGGCACCGGTGCCCGCATCCGCTGCGGCTGCGGTTCGCACGCGAATACCGACCGCAGGGCCACCACCGTCTGTTCGGCGGCGGCCAGGACCCGTACCTGCCCCTCGGTCGTTCCTGCGACCCGCAGCGGCAGCAGCGCCGTGCCGAGCACGTCGTCCGGCAGTGGGGCGCGGGTCACCGGGACCGTGCCTGCCGTGTGCCAGGCCGCCTGGACCGTCGAACGCCCGGGATCGCGGAGGGCGGTGGTGAGCAGGGTCTCGCCTCCGCCGGTCAGTCGTTCGCCGACGATCCGGAGAGTGGGTTCGGCCTGGACGGCGAGATCGAGCCGGACCGGACCGGCCGGGCCGTCCGTCGTGCAGCCGATCCGGAAGCCGCGGCGGCCCTGCGCGTCTACCCCGGCCCGTTCGGGTACGTACGCCTCCGGGTCCGGGAACACCTCGGCGAGCGGGTCGCCGGCTGCCAGCCGGGCAAGTGCCTCGTACGCCCGCAGCGCGCTGGACTTGCCGCTGCCCGCGGCCCCGGCGAAGAGCGTGAGCGGCCCGATCGGGAGAACGGTGCCCCGGTGCGAGGCGAAGGCGGAGAGCCGCAGTTCGGTCACGACGGGTCCGGCGGACCGGGCAGCCCCGGCGGCGGGCGGTGATCCGGGACGGACATCGGGGGCGGCGGGCGGCAGCGGGGTGGTCCCCGGGCGGAGTGCAGTCATGAGCGGACCGTACGCACGCCGTCGACCGGCGAACCGTTCCGCCGGACGGACCTTCCTACGATCGGGGTACGCCCGCCGTCGCAACCCCCTCGACCTCCATGCCGACCGGCGACAGCAGGAAGACGTTCCGGTCGACCCGGTGCATTCCGCTGCCCAGCCCGAAGACCACACCGCTGGCGAAGTCCAGGATCCGCTTGGCCACATCGGTCTCGGCGCCGGTCAGATCGAGCAGCACGGG from Streptomyces sp. NBC_01707 includes the following:
- a CDS encoding AAA family ATPase, producing MTALRPGTTPLPPAAPDVRPGSPPAAGAARSAGPVVTELRLSAFASHRGTVLPIGPLTLFAGAAGSGKSSALRAYEALARLAAGDPLAEVFPDPEAYVPERAGVDAQGRRGFRIGCTTDGPAGPVRLDLAVQAEPTLRIVGERLTGGGETLLTTALRDPGRSTVQAAWHTAGTVPVTRAPLPDDVLGTALLPLRVAGTTEGQVRVLAAAEQTVVALRSVFACEPQPQRMRAPVPSGEDRLRRGCENLAAVLERTHTQCGQRHARLVAAAGAGCAGPVTGLGVERLADGKVRALVERDGGHRTPVGRLGDGELRYLALALVLLTGPGVLAMEAAGEVPSAMQTLTVLADGLDRDLDGRQLRRLLALAASIGAAGHLRLVGTITEAAASEARGTAGVTVVDLDP
- a CDS encoding nucleotide pyrophosphohydrolase — encoded protein: MTELDVQALQRRLAEFAAERDWEQYHNPKNLAVALSVEASELVEIFQWLTPEQSARVMEKPETAHRVADEVADVLAYLLQFCEVLGIDALAALAEKIDRNEARFPVPEQPDPQDRHSSE